A DNA window from Daucus carota subsp. sativus chromosome 3, DH1 v3.0, whole genome shotgun sequence contains the following coding sequences:
- the LOC108214462 gene encoding serine/arginine-rich splicing factor RS31-like isoform X2, translated as MEDEGDAEYAIRKLDNLEFGRKGRRLRVEWTKQERSMRKPENSRRSAANSRPSKTLFVINFDPYHTRTRDLERHFEPYGKILNIRIRKNFAFIQFEVQEDAIKALEATNMSKLMDRVISVEYAIKDDDDRVRDRSPRRRNDDRGRSPSPYRRERGSPDYSHGPGRGHSPSPYRRERASPDYGRGGSGTPNGKARKSSGRGGSASPNGRDRKSGYGRGGSRSPNGRDRRSDFGRGSGSPVGGDRKPEYARGGSRSPNGRERRADFGRGSRSPVGDRKPDYGRGGSPDRRGRKAAYDVVQSPSPPNGRERISKHGHGRITSPEREVVNPEPVRRSIPKERLTPEYDHGHSPSPPTEKLSPDGYNREASPDAKPEIGDSPGYSGGDSPMHERYSSRSPPARGRAERSQS; from the exons ATGGAGGACGAGGGAGATGCAGAGTATGCAATTAGAAAACTTGACAATCTGGAATTTGGTAGAAAAGGTCGTCGGCTTCGTGTAGAGTGGACAAAG CAAGAGCGTAGTATGCGAAAGCCTGAGAACTCTAGGAGATCTGCAGCTAACTCGAGGCCCTCGAAGACTTTGTTTGTGATAAACTTTGATCCATATCATACAAGGACGCGGGACTTGGAGAGGCATTTTGAGCCATATGGAAAGATATTGAACATAAGGATCAGAAAGAATTTCGCATTCATCCAGTTTGAAGTACAGGAAGATGCTATCAAAGCTTTAGAAGCAACAAACATGAG CAAGCTAATGGATCGAGTTATTTCTGTGGAATATGCAATAAAAGATGATGACGATAGGGTTCGTGATAGGTCTCCTCGGAGGAGAAATGATGATAGGGGACGGTCTCCTAGCCCTTAtaggagagagagggggagtcCTGATTATAGCCATGGTCCTGGTCGTGGTCATAGCCCTAGTCCCTATCGCAGAGAGCGTGCAAGTCCTGATTATGGTCGTGGCGGTAGCGGTACTCCTAATGGAAAGGCGAGAAAGTCTTCTGGTCGTGGAGGTAGTGCGAGTCCTAATGGAAGGGACAGGAAGTCTGGATATGGCCGTGGCGGTAGCAGGAGTCCTAATGGAAGGGATAGGAGATCTGATTTTGGTCGAGGCAGTGGGAGTCCTGTTGGAGGAGACAGGAAACCTGAATATGCCCGTGGTGGTAGCAGGAGTCCTAATGGAAGGGAAAGGAGAGCTGATTTTGGTCGTGGCAGTAGAAGTCCTGTTGGAGACAGAAAACCTGACTATGGCCGTGGTGGCAGTCCTGACAGAAGGGGAAGGAAAGCTGCCTATGATGTGGTTCAGAGTCCAAGTCCTCCAAATGGGAGGGAGAGAATTTCCAAACATGGCCATGGACGTATCACTAGTCCTGAAAGAGAGGTGGTTAACCCTGAACCTGTTCGTCGGTCTATCCCAAAAGAGAGGCTTACTCCCGAGTATGATCATGGCCACAGTCCAAGTCCTCCAACAGAGAAGCTTAGTCCTGATGGTTACAATCGTGAAGCTAGCCCAGATGCCAAGCCTGAAATTGGGGACAGTCCCGGATACAGTGGAGGAGATAGCCCCATGCATGAGCGATACAGTAG TCGGTCACCACCTGCACGGGGGAGAGCGGAGAGATCGCAGTCTTGA
- the LOC108214462 gene encoding serine/arginine-rich splicing factor RS31-like isoform X1, with amino-acid sequence MKPIFCGNFEYDARQSDLERLFKKYGKVDRVDMKSGFAFVYMEDEGDAEYAIRKLDNLEFGRKGRRLRVEWTKQERSMRKPENSRRSAANSRPSKTLFVINFDPYHTRTRDLERHFEPYGKILNIRIRKNFAFIQFEVQEDAIKALEATNMSKLMDRVISVEYAIKDDDDRVRDRSPRRRNDDRGRSPSPYRRERGSPDYSHGPGRGHSPSPYRRERASPDYGRGGSGTPNGKARKSSGRGGSASPNGRDRKSGYGRGGSRSPNGRDRRSDFGRGSGSPVGGDRKPEYARGGSRSPNGRERRADFGRGSRSPVGDRKPDYGRGGSPDRRGRKAAYDVVQSPSPPNGRERISKHGHGRITSPEREVVNPEPVRRSIPKERLTPEYDHGHSPSPPTEKLSPDGYNREASPDAKPEIGDSPGYSGGDSPMHERYSSRSPPARGRAERSQS; translated from the exons GATTTGCCTTCGTTTACATGGAGGACGAGGGAGATGCAGAGTATGCAATTAGAAAACTTGACAATCTGGAATTTGGTAGAAAAGGTCGTCGGCTTCGTGTAGAGTGGACAAAG CAAGAGCGTAGTATGCGAAAGCCTGAGAACTCTAGGAGATCTGCAGCTAACTCGAGGCCCTCGAAGACTTTGTTTGTGATAAACTTTGATCCATATCATACAAGGACGCGGGACTTGGAGAGGCATTTTGAGCCATATGGAAAGATATTGAACATAAGGATCAGAAAGAATTTCGCATTCATCCAGTTTGAAGTACAGGAAGATGCTATCAAAGCTTTAGAAGCAACAAACATGAG CAAGCTAATGGATCGAGTTATTTCTGTGGAATATGCAATAAAAGATGATGACGATAGGGTTCGTGATAGGTCTCCTCGGAGGAGAAATGATGATAGGGGACGGTCTCCTAGCCCTTAtaggagagagagggggagtcCTGATTATAGCCATGGTCCTGGTCGTGGTCATAGCCCTAGTCCCTATCGCAGAGAGCGTGCAAGTCCTGATTATGGTCGTGGCGGTAGCGGTACTCCTAATGGAAAGGCGAGAAAGTCTTCTGGTCGTGGAGGTAGTGCGAGTCCTAATGGAAGGGACAGGAAGTCTGGATATGGCCGTGGCGGTAGCAGGAGTCCTAATGGAAGGGATAGGAGATCTGATTTTGGTCGAGGCAGTGGGAGTCCTGTTGGAGGAGACAGGAAACCTGAATATGCCCGTGGTGGTAGCAGGAGTCCTAATGGAAGGGAAAGGAGAGCTGATTTTGGTCGTGGCAGTAGAAGTCCTGTTGGAGACAGAAAACCTGACTATGGCCGTGGTGGCAGTCCTGACAGAAGGGGAAGGAAAGCTGCCTATGATGTGGTTCAGAGTCCAAGTCCTCCAAATGGGAGGGAGAGAATTTCCAAACATGGCCATGGACGTATCACTAGTCCTGAAAGAGAGGTGGTTAACCCTGAACCTGTTCGTCGGTCTATCCCAAAAGAGAGGCTTACTCCCGAGTATGATCATGGCCACAGTCCAAGTCCTCCAACAGAGAAGCTTAGTCCTGATGGTTACAATCGTGAAGCTAGCCCAGATGCCAAGCCTGAAATTGGGGACAGTCCCGGATACAGTGGAGGAGATAGCCCCATGCATGAGCGATACAGTAG TCGGTCACCACCTGCACGGGGGAGAGCGGAGAGATCGCAGTCTTGA